TGCGAGCGGGGATGTAGAGGTGGGATTGCGAGAATCGAAAGGTTGGAGAGCCCACACGCTCAGCTTCCGAGAAAGTACGTTATACAATAATGTATTATTCTGTGTTGGCCTTGTTCATTGCAGGACAGGACTATATAGATTTAGTTCTTTTAGAGTAAggattttctcttttctttttgacATCAATCTCTACGGTAGGCTTGGAGACGGACCGCTTGGACAGTGGGAGCCCTCCCCTCCGCTCGGATCTGCTTTGGTAGGTGCGAATAAAAAAGGGCCCGTGTTTGCAAATATGCAGATACAtcgaagggaggggggggggggggggggagatcatACTTTGTTGAAGTCTGCTGAAAGTTGGGATGTCATCTCCCTAACGATCAAGTTGTCTGAGAACGAGAGAATGATTCTTTCCCATACCCTCAAATGTGCGGCTGCAGACCATACGTTGGCACCGCAGAGACCGTGGTTTCAGATCATTGAGTCTAGACAAAAGGTATTTTTGTGCCGCtttaatgtaaaaataaattCGGATTCGTAGATCTCGGACGCATGTTGAATCAAGCAAGCATTTCGGCTTGGCGTGTTAGACGCCACGGTGGTCTTTCTGATCCGACATTCAATCACCGTTTTAATTTTCAGTGGATAATTTGTCGATGCGGTGGACGTTAATGGAAATTGTGGAATAAGATTGCTTCATTCAAACACGCATAGAAAAGTGTAAGTGTCGACCATCTGTTAATGACGTGCGCTCCTAAGTTGACGCTCGATATAAATATTTGCGAGTGAAATGATCACTTTGCATTCGATACTGATGCTGTTTACTATGGTTTTGATGACAGGTGGGGATGAGGTTTTTCATAAGCTCATTTAGTGCCTCATTGAAACATAACTTTTTGGGCAGTTTTGTCAAAATGAATGATTTTTCAGTGCAAGTCTTCTTTCACAATAATTTGAATTGGCCACAAAAGCCCATGGGGTTTGTTTACGATACAGGGGTCTATTTTTTACGAGGACAGTTGTCTTATTTAGTGATTTTAGTTTAATAAGCTACATACAGGCTACGTATATGACTGCGAGTGCTGCTCATTGTTCCGCATGCGACGATCAGCCCCCTGAGCGCGATGTCCCCGAGGTTTTAACGCTGCAAACCGGGATTTACGGCGACCCCTCCGTTCTGCCGCAATCCGCCACCGGTAGAGGCGCGGGGCTGCATGATGTTTAGTAATAATTTCAAACACTGCTTTGTCTGTTGGAACTTTTTAGAGAGTGCGAAGAGAGATAGGCTAGCGCAGGTTATTATGGGATATTGTTATGGTTCGATGTATTTATCATTATAAACTTCAGCTGATTCTCGTCCACGAATGGGATCTGCTCgcgcgcacgcgtgtgtgtgagggacagatagagaaagagtaagagaaagatgtgcgagtgtgtgcgcgcTATAGAAATCGGGGAGAGGTGGATGTGAGAGCGGGCAAGAGCGTGCAGGAAGGAAGGTGAGTTTCTGCGTGACCGCGCGTCTGGGGGGAAGCGTAACGTTCATGCTAGCCTACTTGAACTAATACGAAGCGTGATTAGTTTGCACACAACCCATTTGAGCATTTGATCTTAGGGTATGAAATATTATCTTACTAAACAAAGGACAGGACACCTGAGAGTGAACTAAAGATTTATTTCACATGACCAAAGCAAAAACGCCTATTCGGCCCCCAAAACTTACATTTTTTAAGTTTCACTACCAAACAGGACGACTGTCATATTGTAAATTTTTTGAATTTATACTGTATCCAGGAAATTAACAAGCTAAAAGGCTTTTGTGTATAACGtccgtgaaaaaaaaaaaaacacattagccTGAAAAAGCCTTATAGATAAGgctgaaatatatattttgattaaccTAAGATTATTAGAGCTTTAAATAAGGAGTGTTTTCATATTTGTTCAATGGCATATTGCATGTGACCGACATGCAGGGGGTTGTTCCCGGATGAAATGGGCCAATTACATCCAATGCGGATATCCAAACAGAATGTCTGGAGTCTGTCCTTTGATGACGTAATCTATTTATATGTATGGCTGTGCGGGTCAGATGTCACGTGTTATTGAACTGTTGGAGTGCAGGTGTGATGGATAAGATGTACTGAGAAAAGTATATAGATTGGGCTGCTTTTCAAAGTAAAGTGAGTAATGTAAACAACCACACTGCCAACGCTGCTATAACAATGCCCTCTTGACAAGGATTTTATTTAGGTATTCTCTTACCTACAGAGAGAGGACAATGGACCTAAACACTGTTAGCTCCAAAAATTGTATTTGAGTGAAGACTGAGgttaaaataaatgttattgttattgttaatgcAACTAATTAAACCACCCAAAGTCCTGTTGCCAGTACAAAAAGGCTACTACTACTATTACTTAATATTATACAATACATTTGTCCAATATTCAGAGTTATCATACACAGATAAATACTACTAATATTACTATATACGGAATTCTTTACTCTTTTCTCTGGACAGGCCAAAGTCCTTTTCCTCCCCGCAATCGTTTTATCTCCACCTccatatctatccatccatcttcaCCATTTCTCTCCAGTCCTTTTAAAAAGCATCCACAGATTGACCCATCTTCTGTCCACTGACACGACTGCGTTTGTTATCGTTTCGACAAACCGACCATTCCGAAATTAAGCAGCAGACAGTTGTCAAGTCAGCATCAGCGGCCCACGCACGAGCCCGGAGGTATAAAATGGCTACCTGGGAAAGCCTAGCAGTGACATCGTAAGGGACCAGGAGAAGGTAGCTGGAAGGGTTGACTACACGCAGGATCATGTATTGACTCGTGCGATAGATGGTAAGGGACAGATAGTGAGTGATACGAGGGAGGGAGCCAGGTTGTCATGGCTCCAGGGGCCCTGTCGTCGACCACGGAAGGGCATAGAGTTCATAAGAAAGACCGGCTCGTTCGGGAGAGACACATCGAGCGTTTTCGAACGGAGgtggagagaccaagagagagaccaggggtcaGTCGAGGCACACCTCGACTGAAGGGAGAGAgccacgcgcacgcacgcacgcgcgcgcacacacaaacacacacaccgtgtggcGGGGTGAGGCAGGTGCATCTGTaggcagcagagagggaggggaggagcatcCTGGTTGGCCagtgtgggagatggaggggctgGCTCTGGTCCGCTGGCGCCGCGGACCCCTGAGCTGGTGAGAATGCGGGGGCTGCGCGCCTGCCTTTGAAGCTTTACCTCCCACTAATTCTGGCCTTCCAATTTCCACACACTGCGCacagaccgccccccccccctccacccccaccccctaccaccgccaccaccacctccccccccatcctctctccctccccttccctttgTTTGCCTTATAAGGACTGGCCCGGCCATTTCCTCGACGCTTTCTGTGGGAGGTGCCGTGCTTGTTTGTGAACGTGGACAGGTCAGTGGAATGGTGCGCTGGCCCCTCTTACCAGACAGACTCTGGGAGATTTCAGGTGTGAAGTGTGAGAGACGGGGGTGACTTTTTCCTCTCCACGGTGGCCCCCTGCTTTTGGAtcgatgtttgtttttttgtcagaTGCACTTATTGGTGTTCTAAGTTGATGAGGTGAAAAGTGGTTTCGGTCGGGTCATTCATTCACAGAATATCAGGGAAGACAGAAATGCTAGGATCCCTTCTATATGGATCCTTCTAGTAGGAGAGGTAGAGTAAGAGACAATGTTACAGGTGTGCATGTTGTAGATTAATAAATCCAAATTTCCGTGCATATTTTCTTTGACGGTTTTCCGACATCTGGGATTTTATCGCAGGTCAAATTCGTCTCAGTCACCAACAGATAATTGAACAGAATCCTAACATATCAGGATATGAAGAAGCTATTTTGCGAACTCTTTGTCGAGCAGCTTGATTCAAGTCATGTCACATTGTCACATTCAGTGCTGCATTTGCAAAGACACAGATGTTGTTCTTCATGTTGCTGTTTTTGAAATAGCACTTTAAGTTGTATGTATTCATATATTGCTTGGATACAATTATGGGATTGACAATGTCCCTTAATTCATTAATTAATGCACTAATATAAATTAGTTCCAATTAACAGTTCACATAGAGGTAATTACAACTGCCAACTTGATTTAATGTGCTGGATGTAACATGCTTTATATTCTCCATCTCTAAATGGAGCTGTATCTTAACTCTGACAACAATTTACTTCAGTTTAGTTGCCTAATGCTTCGAGGTGCTTCGAAACCACAACCCGATCCATGTTTAAGCATGATTTGGCAAAGTTTCTGTCAGTAGCGGAGAAACAGGGGTCATACATAGTCAGAAGGCTAATTGACGAAAATGGAtttaaaatgtgtctgtgtgtagcctGTAGGACTTATTGTTCCAAATCCCTTTGATGGATAGAGCCCTCACAGACAGGCTCCACTTGCCTTTTCTCGTGGGAAATATGACATTGGTTATGTTAAAACGAAAGGGTATCAGCCTGTCATTACTCACACATGAAACCCAACACTGAAACttttctgtcctctcctgcctttttctatgtgtgtgtgtgtgtgtgtttgggagtgcaTAGTaatacttttgtgtgtgtgtgtgtgttagggggtggAGGAGTTGGGCTTGTTGTAGGATTGGTATCTGTTGCCCTCCTTCCGGCGGTTACAGTGTGGTCACCAGATGTTGGGAATGTTGACAACCCTACCTGTTATTTACACCAGCGGAATTGTTATTCATCGTCACATCGGGGCGGACTGTCACTTGCCACTCTGACTAGACCCAGCGGTGAGCTTGTTTTTTAAGAAccgtttctcttctcttccccctgtGCCAGTTGCCAGGTTGCCAGAGAGAGGATGTGGACGAGGGCTGAGGCCTAGAGCGAGGAGAAGGGCTCCAGGGGCCTGCCTGTGATTGGCCGGCTGCTAGGTCCTCTGAGTGGAGGcgtcacccctcccctccccccgccccctcccccccaccccacccccacctgggCTCCCATCTGACTGAGAGGCCCCCCACggctccccccctcccgccccaacCCCCCTAGTCCGacccctccccagcccgtcGAGGGCGACCAGAGGCCACGGGACCATGTCTAGCGGACGGTCGGACGGGAGCCGGACAGCCGAGGCCGCGGAGCGGGGCGGCTGTCGGGAGGACTCCCCGGTGATCGAGCGCCGCAACCGCAGCGGCATCCTCAGCGAGCCGCTCAGCAAGAGCCTGAAGAAGTCGCGCACCCTCTCCCAGTACACGGCGGCGTGCCCCGCCAGCGCCAACGGACTCGCGCACCACGTAGAGGCTAAGAGTCGCTCGGTCAAgcccccgccgcccccgccGCCCCAGCCCGCCGTCTCGGTGGCGGCTCTGGCGGCGGCGGCCAAGCTGGACCGGACCCTGGAGCAGGTCCTGGAGGGACAGAACGGCCTGCTCCACTTCGCCCAGGCGGCGGCGCTTTTGAAGCGGGCGGGCATGGAGCACATGCTGCTGCCGGGGGGGATGGGCGTCGGCCTGGGCGGCGGGGGCGACGCCGGCTCGGGGGCCGGCGACCTGGAGAGCGCGTCGGCGGCGGACGCCGTGGGCGGCCCCGCCGACTTTCCGTACGGCGTGGGAGGCGGTTTCCCCTTCAACCCGGGGCTGTTCATCATGACCCCGGCCGGTGTGTTTCTGGCGGACAGCGCGCTGCACATGGCCGGCCTGGCCGAGTACCCAGCACAGAGCGAGCTGGCGTCCGCCATCAGCTCCGGCAAAAAGAAGCGGAAACGCTGCGGCATGTGCCCGCCCTGCCGACGGCGGATTAACTGCGAGCAGTGCAGCAGCTGCCGGAACCGCAAAACGGGCCACCAGATCTGCAAGTTCCGCAAAtgtgaggagctgaaaaagaaGCCGTCTGCCGCCCTAGAGGtaagagggagcagggagggatgggagttgtagtttttactacaggggaggggggaggggggggcaggaagagcTGGGGAAAGTAGCTAGGAGGCAGCAAAGCGGGCCAGGAAATGGAGATCCGGTGGTCAAAGGTTGGTTGGGAAAAGGAGTTAGCAGGTAGGGCTGATATGGGGAGTTTGGAGGAAACAGTGCAGGTTGGGAAATTCAGAGGGGAAGAGGGCTTGGGTTTGAGTTTTGGAGTGGCGGGGAGTTTTGGAGGAGAAAAGGATGGTAAATGTCAGGGTCGCAAATATCTATGTTCCGCTTGAACAACAAACCATGTTGGTCTGTGCCAAGATTAGCAGGAACTTgcctttgtagtttttttcgtTTAGTAAGGAACTAGAAAAACGAATTTGTTGGAAACACCACCAGTGACCCTTTTAAGACTGTGTAGTTGTACCAAAAATTGAAACAAAACGTTCAAAAAGTTCACAGATATACATTGTGCTTAGTAGCGAAACAATAGTCGTATCTTCTTAATGGAAATGACATTGGCTAATTAACTGCCTAGGTAACCTTTATCTAACAGAGAAACATGATTAAACCACTAAACCACAATTATGTATCGTTCATTAGCTACAAGTCAAGACTTTTGAGGCTAGCAACAGAACGTAACCCCGAACCTCGAATCAGCTTTTTGATTTGGAACTTCCCTTTTTACGACTACGCCTGACGCTTTGTTTGTGTATACTTGTGAGCGAGTGTCAAAAAGTGTGACACTGTCCAGCCTCATTCCTCGTGGCTGTGAGTGTGAGCACCCAGCAGCTCTAGTGCGAGGGCTTgagggagaagcagggagggacTTGGGCTTTGAGCTGGGGAATGACAGGTGGTGCGTCGCGGGGGGGGTCGTGTGTGGGGGGTAGACATGCACCATGGGGTCTCTTTAATCTGCCCTCTGCACGCACTCAGTGTCACCCTGCCCACGCCCACCcggagagaccccccccccacgcaaagctcctccccccccccctctcccttcctcctccaatcACCGGATTGTATGAATTGGTGGCCATTGCCTTTTTAGGACAGTTATGcgatatccgtgtgtgtgtccaaatgTGGTTTTGCATGCCTAAAAGGTGAATTTTGGGTTAGGTTCTGAGGGTCTGGGTGAGATTTATTTTGAGATATGTTTAATGGATGCTTTTAAAAATAGAACTCTGGCAGTATTCCTGAAGCCACGGCCCACAAGGTGGTTTGCATGGGCAATACTGTAAATATAGTGTGTGCACCaagtgtgtgtacagcgtgtgtcgTGTATGGCGTGTCCCCGACGCGTGCGTCTGCGGACTCGACGGCTGCGTGtctgcgcacgtgtgtgtgcgcgcatatgTGTGCGTTTCGTACCCCGGCCCGTGTGTCCATGCGTGTGTccatgcgtgtgtacgtgtgtgttaacACGGTCCATCTGGCCATGGGGATGTCAGCTGGAGCACCAGGTGTCAGGGTGGCAcatgcacaccccccccccccctcccctcccccctcccctcccccctctcggacgctcgcctccctctcctgtggCATGCCCGTTTGGCTAAACGGGGCCCTGCGAACATCTCATCGGGGTCACCTCAGTGACTCTGCGCTCCAACTCCAGCCGGTACTGTCCTCCCGTGAACTCGGTGGAGTTTGCGTGTCTTGACGAATACCGTTTCAGTTCTCCGGGCACATCATTTCTCTCGCTTGTCACGAAATCAATACCATAAAGCGCTGATAAAACATGCCATAACAAATGGAATGACATAACACATTCATGACTTCTTTGGGACTCGGGCACTTAGTTGTGATGGATTGAAACAGATTATTTAGATGGCTCTCAATTGTCACAAGGACTCAAGCAAATGCACTGACCATTAGAAGAGCAGAAGACATTGATCTCCATTAGACATGGGTGGCCAGCACATGCTTGTATGAAACATTCGGATTGCACTCAACGAGGTTAAAATATCATTTGTTGTCTTGTGGGTTACAAGTTGGCTTCTAAGTAATAAAATCTATGTTTACAATAATGATTCATTTATTATCgtagataaaaatgtgtttgATATATACTGCAGTGTGCGGTATCCAGATGCATTTCCTTGGATTTGTTTATTACCTGAGTGAAACTATTGTTGACAGTTTTATTTAACACAGAAGGTGTAATAGCTTGTATTCCCTTTGCTTTTTGCTTTCTTCTTCAGTAATTTCCTAAAGTATAATAGTTTTTTAGTATTCACAAGAACAATTTgaccttgtttgttttgttttttcagcAGTCCTGATTGGTGTCTCATTCTAACCCTTATCTTTCGAATCCTTttaaatatgtcaattttctttctctctccgtagCATTACTTTGGCCTTTACCACCAAGAATGATGCGTATCAACTCTCTTTCTTGTGTATTTCATGACATAGCAGGGGCATGAATTGAAATATTCTGTTCAAACATTAACCAGAGTTGTTATTTTCGCAGCCAAAAAAAGGTCTGAATGAATCAATCGGTGGGACTTGCTGTTTTCGCTATCAGGCGAGAGACTTCTCGACTCTCAGTGTGCCGGTGGAAAATGTCCCCGCTTCCTTTTGACCCACTGTTGTTCTGTTTCTGTTCTTTGCATGGAAATGAATTGTCCATAAAGCAGCGCTTAAGGAAATTAGCATGAGATGAAAGAAGCTAAGTAGAAGTGTTGAGATCCGAGTGGGACATCTTCCCACTACTAGGCCAAACATCTGATTATTAGTAATCAATACAGTTTAATATCCAAACTGCAATTAAGACACCTCTGATGGAGCAGACATGCGTGCTGGACTTTTCATTTTGTATCTGTGAATGTGAGAGCAttgtgaactagagagggtacaatttctggggaaattgtagggtgtgcttgcttgcgtcagttgcacaggggtccgtttttggatgacatttttacaactgatatttctctatattttatataaaaatgcatacttattattcataaagattacatagatttaaaagcatttttttgctgctcatttacaactgaaaatacgagtgaagtgtagaatgaaatagatatcttctcatttcccctgcaagaggcagcctcatcgttgaatcaaaacgaataaatttggcagaccggtgtacatttacatgtagtcatttagcagacgctcttatccagagcgacttacagtaagtacagggacattcccctgagacaagtagggtgaagtgccttgcccaaggacacaacgtcagttggcatgaccgggaatcgaactggcaaccttcggattactagtccgactccctcaccgctcagccatctgactccggtgtaaaaattgacctaatctctatgacttaaacgtcctttaaagtttttcccttctcttgatattttaaggcatttagcctactcattgcattcattcattaataaagaaccccctttgaagattattctacgacgttaccggcagtagaagatggaatcgcgattcagacagtcccatctgctaactgaaaatatgccccccaaaacgtaaataagattgacatttatttagtggaaaatcgctcattcataaaaagctcactggtagcgatcattgtcagtaacaacgcaaaatgcgatatagccctgtgtagagaagctgccccggtaaattgtactactacggtacagtagtagactactgctgtgttcgtcttggtagcgattgcgttggttgaattggatttaacgttccgttgtacggtttaggctgaaattaattattttcatgaacagattgacaacctttaggctgtggcaatgaagttcaggttagtagttagatagacttttgatttaagtaaggggagttcctaaacagctgtgtactgtagatgtttttgtagtgtgtttcgcgtaagctacagcgttgcagtgagctacactggtttgaaaccacaggtaatggtaatttcaccaacaaattgtttactaatgtcagaataaatcctacaacgaaaatgtatatgtgaggaatgtttattttaacgattgaaaacagatacatcatagaccactatagtatgtgttgcccgggcaacacaggctaatgtcatgatgctaatacttcagtgaaatagtagactactgtttccgaaagtagatgtacttccttaataatatcagcttatactgtacattacacatgacaattgtgtgtcatatcacaaagtaaaatgagtaaatagttatcaccctggcctctttgcttgtggcgtttctgcagctgccttgcagtaaagctatagttagcctagctatcccccaagttaacagatgcgaaacgaatgttctgccaaaggtagtcacgcgtgttttcgtgacgttagtgacgtagtgacgttagtaacgtcagtgactgtggctagcaaattagccaccgttagcttaacttttcgccacaaaaacttaacttcagcctaaaccatgcaacggaacgtaaattccaatagaagcaactcaatcgctaccaagacgaaacttttgacacctactttgtctatgtaggccaaatattgactgagttttaggggggcaaaaagaataataataataatatatatgtgagagaacaaaggttgtgctctcgccgaaggcttgagcacacccaatgattaAACCCATCGCCTATTGAGACCGTCCTGGCCTCTGATGTTAGTTGTTGAGCCATGATAACCAGGTCCACCTGTGGTCAGCACCTGGACCCAGCAGCCAGACCATCAAGACTGGACAGCCGTGCTACACCTGCTGGGAactacagacaggcagacagacagacagacagacagacagacagatagtcagacagacagacagacagacagacagacagacagacagacagatagatagatagatagatagtcagacagacagacagacagacagacagacagacagacagacagacagacagacagactgacaggcaggcaggcaggcaggcaggcaggcaggcaggcaggcaggcaggcaggcaggaaagcaggtagtcagacaggcagacagactggcaacCCAAGTGGAAACAGGTCAGAGTGTCAGATCTCACATGGACCAAGCTGGCAATCTAACTGGGTTGCTAATGGATGTGGATCACTTAACGTGGTGGCGGATACCCGTAAGCCATGGTTGTTagaatgtgtgttctgtgtgtgtgtgtgtgtgtgtgtgtgtgtgtgtgtgtgtgtaccatggcGGTAAACATGGTGTGGACTGTTATTGTACATGTGGGTTCGTCCAACCATTTCACCACTTACATTTTCCCAATGGTTTTTACCGTTGTCCAGTTTTACCTCTACATGCATCTTTACTATGATGCAAGGAATCTCtgtgttactctgtgtgtgtgtgttctagtttTGGTGGAATTATCAGCTTGAGAACCAGGCACTGAGCAAAGTAATGCTTTTGCAGGTATCCATCTCAGAACCCAAGGATG
The Osmerus mordax isolate fOsmMor3 chromosome 25, fOsmMor3.pri, whole genome shotgun sequence DNA segment above includes these coding regions:
- the cxxc5a gene encoding CXXC-type zinc finger protein 5 isoform X1: MSSGRSDGSRTAEAAERGGCREDSPVIERRNRSGILSEPLSKSLKKSRTLSQYTAACPASANGLAHHVEAKSRSVKPPPPPPPQPAVSVAALAAAAKLDRTLEQVLEGQNGLLHFAQAAALLKRAGMEHMLLPGGMGVGLGGGGDAGSGAGDLESASAADAVGGPADFPYGVGGGFPFNPGLFIMTPAGVFLADSALHMAGLAEYPAQSELASAISSGKKKRKRCGMCPPCRRRINCEQCSSCRNRKTGHQICKFRKCEELKKKPSAALEPWIPYSGLHWTADRHRDTQACSLTLRHAEWSASCQAD
- the cxxc5a gene encoding CXXC-type zinc finger protein 5 isoform X3, yielding MSSGRSDGSRTAEAAERGGCREDSPVIERRNRSGILSEPLSKSLKKSRTLSQYTAACPASANGLAHHVEAKSRSVKPPPPPPPQPAVSVAALAAAAKLDRTLEQVLEGQNGLLHFAQAAALLKRAGMEHMLLPGGMGVGLGGGGDAGSGAGDLESASAADAVGGPADFPYGVGGGFPFNPGLFIMTPAGVFLADSALHMAGLAEYPAQSELASAISSGKKKRKRCGMCPPCRRRINCEQCSSCRNRKTGHQICKFRKCEELKKKPSAALEVMLPTGAAFRWFQ
- the cxxc5a gene encoding CXXC-type zinc finger protein 5 isoform X2; amino-acid sequence: MSSGRSDGSRTAEAAERGGCREDSPVIERRNRSGILSEPLSKSLKKSRTLSQYTAACPASANGLAHHVEAKSRSVKPPPPPPPQPAVSVAALAAAAKLDRTLEQVLEGQNGLLHFAQAAALLKRAGMEHMLLPGGMGVGLGGGGDAGSGAGDLESASAADAVGGPADFPYGVGGGFPFNPGLFIMTPAGVFLADSALHMAGLAEYPAQSELASAISSGKKKRKRCGMCPPCRRRINCEQCSSCRNRKTGHQICKFRKCEELKKKPSAALEKVMLPTGAAFRWFQ